In the genome of Chryseobacterium arthrosphaerae, one region contains:
- a CDS encoding DUF6266 family protein codes for MARITKGILGGFSGKVGTIVGANWRGKDIIRSIPTPSNRPPSEKQMLQQMKFKLVVSFLRPLGAIQKKYFGLNSGSKSRINLAVSYTINEAVPEGLEIPNVDFPELKVKPKFNGNIAEIDWKTSTDPNDYLRRYGYVYDALNRLSAGFYQKNNNPSAKEYFEKMDYDANGNITQLKRSAASEQGVSALIDNLTYAYEGNRLKTVTDSSTDYRGYPDTSGSIIGYDDNGNMTDQKDKGILNITYNYLNLPDYILFNKFLSTRTGQLRENTQYLYRADGIKLRKTYKYAPSNPLGTETSLYIKTTEYLDGFQYETGTGKKELIFGLKFVPTPEGYYNFENNKYIYNYTDHLGNIRLSYFKNDTGVEVLEENNYYPFGMKHEGYNTLSGNPNYNYKYNGKELQTESGMYDYGARMYMPELGRWGVVDPLAETSRRWSPFAYAFNNPIRFIDPDGRQAEDKIKIFNNGNIERTKDNNPYDTITNEDESKSIQIARTNVTESNPTGDSQIGNINTIPLEVPGMDGELGGTQFTSFQIQNYAVATQVFEFASLNTNVEFRQEQFSFSDGGSTNMITTNGMKNLVLGVGDIFGKDYTFSAGHNIGNSTKIEMSHSHPDANPFWPSGFNNQGKDSNPTFTPGLPWYDRKSATATNNYVFSKYLHNLNGGGYIKYNTQGATYTKTKK; via the coding sequence ATGGCAAGAATAACAAAAGGAATCCTTGGCGGATTCTCAGGAAAAGTAGGCACCATTGTAGGGGCCAACTGGCGAGGAAAAGATATTATCAGAAGTATCCCAACCCCAAGCAACAGACCACCCAGTGAAAAGCAAATGCTTCAGCAGATGAAGTTTAAGCTTGTGGTAAGCTTTTTACGGCCCCTTGGTGCTATTCAGAAAAAGTATTTCGGATTGAACAGCGGCTCGAAATCCAGGATCAACCTGGCGGTATCTTATACCATTAATGAAGCTGTTCCCGAAGGTCTTGAAATCCCGAATGTTGATTTCCCTGAACTTAAAGTAAAACCTAAATTCAATGGTAATATTGCAGAGATAGACTGGAAAACCTCTACTGATCCCAACGATTACCTGAGAAGATATGGATATGTGTATGATGCTTTGAACAGATTATCGGCAGGCTTTTACCAGAAAAACAATAATCCGTCTGCCAAAGAATATTTTGAGAAGATGGACTATGATGCCAATGGTAATATTACCCAGCTAAAAAGATCTGCAGCATCAGAACAGGGTGTTTCTGCTCTTATTGATAATCTTACTTATGCTTATGAAGGAAACAGGTTGAAGACCGTCACCGATAGTTCAACAGATTACAGAGGGTACCCCGATACTTCCGGAAGCATCATAGGATATGATGATAACGGGAATATGACGGACCAGAAAGATAAAGGGATTTTGAATATTACCTACAACTATCTCAATCTGCCGGATTATATCCTTTTTAATAAATTTCTTTCAACCCGTACAGGACAGCTCAGAGAAAATACCCAATACCTTTACCGTGCAGATGGCATTAAACTGAGAAAGACCTATAAATATGCACCTTCTAACCCCTTAGGTACCGAGACCAGTCTATATATAAAAACAACTGAATACTTAGACGGCTTCCAATATGAAACTGGTACAGGTAAAAAAGAACTTATTTTCGGATTAAAGTTTGTTCCCACCCCTGAAGGGTATTATAATTTTGAAAATAATAAGTATATTTACAATTACACGGATCATTTAGGAAATATACGTTTAAGTTATTTCAAAAATGATACAGGAGTAGAAGTTCTTGAAGAGAATAATTACTATCCATTTGGTATGAAACATGAAGGATACAATACATTATCTGGAAATCCTAACTACAATTATAAATACAACGGCAAAGAGTTGCAAACTGAATCTGGGATGTATGATTATGGAGCAAGGATGTATATGCCGGAGTTGGGAAGATGGGGTGTGGTGGATCCGCTGGCGGAAACTTCCAGACGTTGGAGTCCTTTTGCATATGCATTTAATAACCCAATCAGGTTTATTGATCCTGATGGACGGCAGGCGGAAGATAAGATTAAGATATTTAATAATGGTAACATAGAAAGAACAAAAGACAATAATCCTTATGACACCATAACAAATGAAGATGAGTCTAAGTCTATCCAAATTGCCCGTACAAATGTGACAGAATCAAATCCAACAGGAGATTCGCAAATAGGAAATATAAATACAATTCCATTAGAAGTACCTGGAATGGATGGTGAACTGGGAGGAACACAGTTTACATCTTTTCAAATTCAAAATTATGCTGTAGCAACTCAAGTGTTTGAATTTGCATCACTTAATACAAATGTTGAATTTAGGCAAGAACAATTTTCTTTTTCCGATGGAGGCTCTACTAATATGATTACTACAAATGGTATGAAAAATTTAGTTTTGGGAGTTGGTGATATTTTTGGAAAAGATTATACTTTTTCAGCGGGTCATAATATAGGAAATTCTACTAAAATAGAGATGTCGCATTCTCACCCTGATGCAAATCCATTTTGGCCTTCAGGATTTAATAATCAAGGAAAAGATAGTAATCCTACTTTTACCCCTGGTCTACCTTGGTATGACAGAAAATCAGCAACCGCTACAAATAATTATGTTTTTAGTAAATATTTGCATAATTTAAATGGTGGTGGTTATATCAAGTATAATACACAAGGAGCAACATATACAAAAACAAAGAAATGA
- a CDS encoding helix-turn-helix domain-containing protein gives MMEKNVNPQKEADPYPHDLLALFAEILNVLQKKEPDHFPFYDSADVKRLLNISDSTLHRIRKSEKIPYVKIGNKIFYPKSFFNNAFKS, from the coding sequence ATGATGGAAAAGAATGTAAATCCTCAAAAAGAGGCAGACCCGTATCCGCATGATCTTTTGGCTCTTTTTGCTGAAATTTTAAATGTTCTTCAAAAGAAAGAGCCGGATCATTTTCCGTTTTATGACAGTGCCGATGTCAAACGTTTGCTGAATATCAGCGACAGCACTTTGCACCGCATCAGGAAATCAGAGAAGATTCCGTATGTTAAGATCGGAAACAAAATATTTTACCCGAAATCATTTTTCAACAACGCCTTCAAATCATGA
- a CDS encoding YceI family protein, giving the protein MKKISVIALAAVGLLLASCNKEKSAESAATAQEQTVAESKGETLAVDTVASVVNWKAYHKGGMAPRWGTLTVKSGDISVDAGQVTAGNFVIDMNSIKVDPASVTEKDKKPADLEGHLKSPDFFDVAKNPTSDFKITSVTDLKEAPKDAIAGANKTVSGNLTLSGKTMNVTFPAKVDVAEGTAAVQAKFTVNRADWGIKFGTSEADPAEWMISKDIEIAIDVKAKK; this is encoded by the coding sequence ATGAAAAAAATTAGCGTAATTGCATTGGCAGCAGTAGGATTACTTTTAGCATCATGTAACAAAGAAAAATCAGCAGAGTCTGCAGCTACAGCCCAGGAGCAAACCGTAGCTGAGAGCAAAGGTGAAACACTGGCAGTAGATACGGTAGCTTCAGTAGTAAACTGGAAAGCCTACCATAAAGGGGGGATGGCTCCTCGTTGGGGAACACTTACGGTAAAGTCCGGAGACATCAGTGTTGATGCAGGCCAGGTTACTGCAGGAAACTTTGTGATTGACATGAACTCTATAAAAGTAGATCCGGCTTCAGTAACAGAAAAAGACAAAAAACCGGCTGATCTTGAAGGTCACCTGAAAAGCCCTGACTTCTTTGATGTAGCGAAAAACCCTACCTCAGATTTCAAAATTACAAGCGTTACAGATTTGAAAGAAGCACCAAAAGATGCCATAGCAGGCGCTAATAAAACCGTAAGCGGAAACCTTACCCTATCAGGAAAAACAATGAACGTTACTTTCCCTGCTAAAGTAGATGTAGCAGAAGGTACAGCAGCTGTTCAGGCTAAGTTTACAGTAAACAGAGCAGATTGGGGGATCAAATTCGGTACTTCGGAAGCCGATCCTGCAGAATGGATGATCAGCAAAGATATCGAGATTGCGATCGATGTAAAAGCTAAAAAATAA
- a CDS encoding DUF1737 domain-containing protein, protein MQYKIIVGQGTYDLEKQVNDHLVLGWQLHGGILYKESHFFQAMTKAK, encoded by the coding sequence ATGCAATACAAAATCATTGTCGGTCAAGGAACATATGACTTAGAAAAACAAGTTAATGACCATCTTGTACTGGGGTGGCAGCTACATGGTGGCATATTATATAAGGAATCTCACTTTTTCCAAGCTATGACAAAAGCAAAGTAA
- a CDS encoding nucleoside phosphorylase → MAVPVFPKKYLQKVALTPKDHFSADIDSFLQHKPIHSVIFCYEEYLMEFIKANYKNESGRFWTADIHILQGEFQGIAVVGNFGIGGPASTHLLEILISQGIKNHIMIGHAGCLQKDLPIGSMILCEKAVRDEGLSYHYLPDEMFAYASTSMTAAIDRTLNSIKATYKTGSSWTIDSMYRETADEIAYYSKLGIDTVEMEAASMFAVGQFRNVSVGAIFVVSDIVAFEEWDAHINSVDTQTALKDAFTVSARTLKNLQTE, encoded by the coding sequence ATGGCTGTACCTGTTTTCCCGAAAAAATATCTCCAGAAGGTTGCATTGACTCCGAAAGATCACTTTAGCGCTGATATTGATTCATTTTTACAACATAAACCCATTCATTCAGTTATTTTTTGTTATGAAGAATATCTTATGGAGTTCATAAAAGCTAATTACAAAAATGAATCGGGTAGATTTTGGACCGCGGATATACATATTCTTCAGGGGGAATTTCAAGGCATAGCAGTGGTTGGAAACTTTGGTATTGGTGGACCAGCGAGCACTCATTTACTCGAGATCCTTATATCGCAGGGAATAAAAAATCATATTATGATCGGACATGCGGGCTGCTTACAAAAAGACTTGCCAATAGGCTCTATGATTCTCTGTGAAAAAGCTGTCAGAGACGAGGGATTATCCTATCATTATCTTCCTGATGAAATGTTTGCCTATGCGTCAACATCGATGACTGCCGCAATTGACCGCACATTAAACTCGATAAAAGCAACCTATAAAACAGGAAGTTCCTGGACTATAGATTCAATGTATCGTGAAACCGCAGATGAAATTGCTTATTATAGCAAGTTAGGCATAGACACAGTAGAAATGGAAGCTGCTTCAATGTTCGCAGTAGGTCAATTTCGGAATGTCTCCGTTGGCGCTATTTTCGTAGTCAGTGATATTGTTGCTTTCGAAGAATGGGACGCACATATCAATTCCGTTGATACACAAACAGCTTTAAAAGATGCGTTTACAGTTTCGGCGAGGACGTTGAAAAACCTGCAGACAGAATAA
- the cas2 gene encoding CRISPR-associated endonuclease Cas2 → MNSERFNAYRIMWVLVLYDLPTETKANMKDANRFRKSLLDDGFTLFQFSMYVRHCPSRENAEVHIKRVKFMLPKAGKVAIMCITDKQFGDIEIFFARNKEEPPPTFQQLELF, encoded by the coding sequence ATGAATTCCGAAAGGTTTAATGCATATAGAATTATGTGGGTTTTAGTATTATATGATTTACCGACAGAGACTAAGGCCAATATGAAAGATGCTAACCGCTTTCGTAAATCTTTGCTTGATGATGGTTTTACATTGTTTCAGTTTTCAATGTATGTAAGACATTGCCCGAGCCGTGAAAATGCTGAAGTTCATATTAAAAGAGTGAAATTTATGCTTCCAAAAGCAGGGAAAGTTGCCATTATGTGCATCACTGATAAGCAATTTGGAGATATTGAAATATTCTTTGCCAGAAATAAAGAAGAACCGCCACCAACCTTTCAACAGCTTGAATTATTCTAA
- the cas1 gene encoding type II CRISPR-associated endonuclease Cas1, with product MITRSIYIGNPAYLKLKDEQMYILDPSTKEMKGKVPVEDLGLLMLDHFQITISHQLIQKMMGNNVVVVSCDGQHLPHGMMLPLYGHTEHSDRIKDQLEASEPLKKQLWKQTVECKIENQKKVLKRLGNYYEPMADYQNNVKSGDITNMEGIAAQHYWKYLISLDFLRQRFGDSPNQFFNFGYSVLRSIVARAIVETGLLPVLGIFHKNKYNPYCLADDLMEPYRPFIDLLVMQWLEIHSDTEELTKEFKAHILQIATKDVRIDDKTRPLLVAVKITASSLYKCYTGEKRLISYPELL from the coding sequence ATGATCACCCGCTCCATCTACATCGGAAATCCCGCTTATCTTAAACTCAAAGATGAACAAATGTATATTTTAGATCCTTCTACTAAGGAAATGAAAGGCAAGGTTCCTGTGGAAGATTTGGGATTACTGATGCTGGATCATTTTCAGATCACTATTTCACATCAGCTAATTCAGAAAATGATGGGAAACAATGTGGTTGTGGTTAGTTGTGATGGGCAGCATTTACCACACGGAATGATGCTTCCGTTGTATGGGCATACTGAACATTCTGACAGGATCAAAGACCAGTTAGAAGCCAGTGAACCTCTTAAAAAACAACTTTGGAAACAGACGGTTGAATGTAAAATTGAAAACCAGAAAAAAGTTTTAAAACGATTAGGAAATTATTATGAACCGATGGCTGACTATCAGAATAATGTGAAAAGCGGCGATATTACGAATATGGAAGGTATTGCAGCACAACATTACTGGAAGTATCTCATCAGTCTGGATTTTTTGAGACAGCGTTTTGGAGATTCACCCAATCAGTTTTTCAATTTTGGCTATTCGGTGCTCAGAAGTATTGTAGCAAGAGCAATTGTTGAAACCGGATTACTTCCAGTTCTGGGTATTTTCCACAAGAATAAATACAATCCTTACTGTCTGGCTGACGATCTGATGGAACCTTATCGCCCATTCATTGATTTGCTTGTGATGCAGTGGCTGGAAATTCATTCTGATACAGAAGAATTGACAAAAGAGTTTAAAGCTCATATTCTGCAGATTGCTACCAAAGATGTTCGTATTGACGACAAAACGAGACCTCTGTTGGTTGCCGTTAAAATAACTGCTTCGTCACTGTACAAATGCTATACAGGCGAAAAACGTCTGATCTCTTATCCTGAATTATTATGA
- the cas9 gene encoding type II CRISPR RNA-guided endonuclease Cas9 (Cas9, originally named Csn1, is the large, multifunctional signature protein of type II CRISPR/Cas systems. It is well known even to general audiences because its RNA-guided endonuclease activity has made it a popular tool for custom editing of eukaryotic genomes.), with protein MMIKTILGLDLGTNSIGWALIKQNFENKYGEILGMGSRIIPMSQDILGEFGKGNSVSQTAARTDYRATRRLRERFLLRRERLHRVLNVLNFLPEHYASQIDFDKRFGKFKVETEPKLAWKNIDGKFSFLFQTSFNEMLEDFKAHGQDLKVPYDWTIYYLRKKALSQKIEKEELVWILLNFNQKRGYYQLRGEEEEENPNKLIEFYSLKIIDVLADEPQKGKSDIWYSLVLENGWIYRRSSKTSLLDWKDKIRDFIVTTDLNDDGSVKTDKEGNEKRSFRAPGENDWTLVKTKTEQEIDRSRKTVGNYIYETLLQNPKQKIKGKLVRTIERKFYKEELKRILEKQKEFHRELESNDLYNDCIRELYRNNEAHQLTLSKKDFVHLFMEDIIFYQRPLKSQKSSISNCTLEFRKYKDENGIEHTQFLKAIPKSNPYYQEFRIWQWIFNLNIYKKDNDDNVTKEFLNTTRDFENLFEFLNNRKEIEQKPLLKFLLEQKEFKGKLLNAETEKFRWNYVEDKKYPCNETRTMISERLKKVENISDDFLTREMEQKIWHIIYSVNDKTEYEKALKSFAEKNNLDENSLFEAFKKLPPFKSEYGSFSEKAIKKLLPLMRLGKYWSYAKIDLYSKNRIQKIITGEFDENIKDRVREKAIRLTAENDFQGLQLWLAQYIVYGRHSEASMIGKWNSADDLEEFLKEFKQHSLRNPIVEQVITETLRIVKDIWLKYGNGAKDFFNEIHIELGREMKQTKDERANATKTITENENTNLRIKALLAEMMNDHSVENVRPYSPMQQEILKIYEDGILKSDIEIDDDILKISKTAQPSSSDLKRYKLWLEQKYKSPYTGQIIPLNKLFTPEYEIEHIIPQSRYFDDSFSNKIICESAVNKLKDNYIGLGFIKQFGGTIIECGFGKRVKVFEVGEYEEFVKKHYANNRGKRNKLLLEEIPEKMIERQMNDTRHISKYISGILSHIVRVEDGTDEGVNSKNVIPGNGKITTQLRQDWGLNDVWNELILPRFERMNQLTNSTDFTSWNENHQKYLPTVPVEFSKGFSKKRIDHRHHALDALVIACATKDHVNLLNNQSAKSATKRYDLKKKLMKFEKTVYKDPQTEKRIEREVPKHFLKPWETFTVDAKNRLETIIVSFKQNLRVINKATNYYEKYVEKDGVMMKERVEQTGTNWAIRKPMHKETVSGKIDLPWVKVPKGKILTATRKSLDTSFDLKAIASITDTGIQKILKNYLEFKESPELAFSPEGIEDMNKNIEKYNGGRPHQPISKVRVFELGSKFQVGQTGNKKDKYVEAAKGTNLFFAIYEDKKGKRSYETIPLNEVIERQKQGLSVVDLKNVNDFFLCPNDLVYIPSGDEFENRGSIEIENITKEKSERFYKVVSFSGSQIFFVRHDIAVSIVNKGEFSTLNKMERAIDGSMVKEICIKLKIDRLGDVLKA; from the coding sequence ATGATGATTAAAACTATACTTGGATTAGACTTGGGAACGAATTCTATTGGCTGGGCATTGATAAAGCAAAACTTTGAAAATAAGTATGGTGAAATCCTTGGGATGGGAAGCCGTATTATTCCAATGTCACAGGATATTTTAGGAGAATTCGGAAAAGGGAATTCTGTTTCACAAACTGCTGCAAGAACTGATTACAGAGCAACAAGAAGACTTCGTGAAAGATTTTTATTAAGAAGAGAAAGACTTCACAGAGTTTTAAACGTATTGAACTTCCTTCCGGAACATTATGCTTCGCAAATTGATTTTGACAAACGATTCGGAAAGTTTAAAGTTGAAACCGAACCGAAACTTGCATGGAAAAATATTGATGGAAAATTTTCATTTTTATTTCAAACTTCTTTCAATGAGATGCTGGAAGATTTTAAGGCACATGGGCAGGATTTAAAAGTTCCTTATGACTGGACAATTTATTATCTCCGCAAAAAGGCACTCTCACAAAAAATAGAAAAAGAAGAATTGGTCTGGATTCTTTTAAACTTTAACCAAAAACGTGGATATTATCAACTGCGTGGTGAAGAAGAGGAAGAGAACCCTAATAAACTGATAGAGTTTTATTCTTTAAAAATTATAGATGTTTTGGCAGACGAACCTCAAAAAGGAAAATCGGATATTTGGTATTCTTTGGTCTTGGAAAATGGTTGGATTTACAGACGATCCAGCAAAACATCTTTGCTGGATTGGAAAGATAAAATAAGAGACTTTATTGTTACTACTGATTTAAATGATGATGGAAGCGTCAAAACTGATAAAGAAGGAAATGAGAAAAGAAGTTTCCGTGCTCCTGGTGAAAATGACTGGACGCTTGTAAAAACAAAAACAGAGCAGGAGATAGACAGATCCCGAAAAACTGTAGGGAACTATATTTACGAAACGCTTCTTCAAAACCCTAAACAGAAAATCAAAGGGAAACTCGTTCGCACCATAGAAAGGAAGTTTTATAAAGAAGAACTTAAGCGGATTTTAGAAAAACAGAAAGAATTCCACCGTGAATTGGAGAGTAACGATCTCTATAACGATTGTATCCGGGAATTATACAGGAATAATGAAGCTCATCAATTGACTTTAAGCAAAAAAGATTTTGTTCATCTTTTTATGGAGGATATTATTTTTTACCAAAGACCTTTGAAAAGTCAGAAATCATCTATCTCCAACTGTACTTTGGAATTCAGAAAGTATAAAGATGAAAATGGAATAGAACATACACAATTTTTAAAAGCCATTCCGAAGTCCAATCCTTATTATCAGGAATTTAGAATCTGGCAGTGGATTTTTAATCTGAATATTTATAAAAAAGATAATGATGATAACGTTACAAAAGAATTTCTAAACACTACCAGGGATTTCGAAAATTTGTTTGAGTTTTTAAACAACAGAAAAGAAATTGAGCAGAAGCCATTACTTAAATTTTTGCTGGAGCAAAAGGAATTTAAAGGAAAATTACTAAATGCCGAAACCGAAAAGTTTCGCTGGAATTATGTTGAAGACAAAAAATATCCTTGTAATGAAACCAGAACAATGATTTCTGAAAGGTTGAAAAAAGTAGAAAATATTTCTGACGACTTTCTGACCAGAGAAATGGAACAGAAGATCTGGCATATCATCTATTCTGTAAATGATAAAACAGAATACGAAAAAGCATTGAAATCTTTTGCAGAAAAAAATAATCTGGATGAAAATTCTTTATTTGAAGCATTCAAAAAGTTGCCTCCTTTTAAAAGTGAATACGGTTCTTTTTCTGAAAAAGCGATTAAAAAATTGTTGCCTTTAATGCGGCTGGGCAAATATTGGAGTTATGCCAAAATCGATCTGTATTCAAAAAATAGGATTCAGAAAATTATTACGGGTGAATTTGATGAAAATATCAAAGATAGGGTGAGAGAAAAGGCAATTCGTCTCACAGCTGAAAATGATTTCCAGGGTTTACAATTGTGGTTAGCACAATATATTGTTTACGGAAGGCATTCAGAGGCATCAATGATCGGAAAATGGAACTCTGCAGATGATCTGGAAGAATTCCTGAAAGAATTTAAACAGCATTCGCTTCGTAATCCAATTGTAGAACAGGTGATTACAGAAACGCTTCGTATAGTAAAAGATATCTGGTTGAAATATGGAAATGGAGCTAAAGATTTCTTCAATGAAATTCATATTGAGCTAGGAAGGGAAATGAAACAAACTAAAGATGAAAGAGCAAATGCCACAAAAACAATAACGGAAAACGAAAATACCAACCTTCGTATTAAAGCTTTATTGGCCGAAATGATGAATGACCATTCTGTTGAAAATGTTCGCCCTTATTCTCCAATGCAGCAAGAGATTTTGAAAATTTATGAAGATGGGATTTTAAAATCAGATATAGAAATTGACGATGATATTCTGAAAATAAGTAAAACAGCACAGCCTTCTTCATCTGATTTAAAACGATATAAACTTTGGCTTGAACAGAAGTATAAATCACCTTACACAGGACAGATTATTCCATTAAATAAATTGTTTACACCGGAATATGAAATTGAACATATCATTCCACAAAGCAGATACTTTGATGATAGTTTTAGCAATAAAATTATTTGCGAATCAGCGGTTAATAAATTGAAGGATAATTATATCGGTTTAGGATTTATTAAGCAATTTGGAGGTACCATTATTGAGTGTGGTTTTGGAAAAAGGGTGAAAGTGTTTGAAGTTGGAGAATATGAAGAATTTGTCAAAAAGCATTATGCCAATAATAGAGGGAAAAGAAATAAACTCCTTTTAGAAGAAATTCCTGAAAAAATGATTGAACGTCAGATGAATGATACCCGTCATATCAGTAAATATATATCAGGGATTCTTTCCCATATTGTGAGAGTGGAGGATGGAACAGATGAAGGGGTGAATTCCAAAAATGTTATTCCCGGAAATGGAAAAATCACCACACAACTCAGACAGGACTGGGGATTGAATGATGTTTGGAATGAATTGATTCTGCCACGTTTTGAACGGATGAATCAATTGACGAATTCAACAGATTTTACTTCCTGGAATGAAAACCATCAGAAATATTTACCAACGGTTCCGGTAGAGTTTTCAAAAGGATTTTCAAAGAAAAGAATCGACCATCGCCATCACGCTTTAGATGCTTTGGTTATTGCCTGTGCCACAAAAGACCACGTAAATTTACTCAACAATCAATCGGCTAAATCGGCTACAAAACGGTATGATTTGAAGAAGAAACTGATGAAGTTTGAGAAAACAGTGTATAAAGATCCTCAAACGGAGAAAAGAATAGAGCGGGAAGTGCCCAAACATTTTTTGAAACCTTGGGAAACCTTTACGGTTGATGCCAAAAATAGATTGGAAACAATAATCGTGAGCTTTAAGCAAAACCTTCGTGTCATCAATAAAGCTACTAATTATTATGAAAAATATGTAGAAAAAGATGGTGTGATGATGAAAGAAAGAGTAGAGCAGACGGGTACAAACTGGGCAATAAGAAAACCGATGCATAAAGAAACAGTTTCCGGGAAAATTGATTTACCCTGGGTAAAAGTTCCGAAAGGAAAAATTTTGACAGCAACCAGGAAAAGTCTGGATACCTCTTTTGATTTAAAAGCAATTGCGTCAATTACAGATACCGGAATTCAGAAAATTCTTAAAAATTACCTGGAATTTAAAGAAAGTCCGGAGTTAGCATTTTCGCCTGAAGGAATTGAGGATATGAATAAAAATATCGAAAAATATAACGGTGGAAGACCTCATCAACCTATCAGTAAGGTAAGAGTTTTTGAATTAGGAAGTAAATTTCAAGTTGGCCAAACCGGAAATAAAAAAGATAAATATGTGGAAGCAGCCAAAGGAACTAATTTGTTTTTTGCAATTTATGAAGATAAAAAGGGAAAAAGAAGCTATGAAACTATTCCGTTGAATGAAGTTATTGAAAGACAAAAACAAGGATTATCTGTTGTTGATTTAAAAAACGTAAATGATTTTTTCCTCTGCCCGAATGATTTAGTATATATTCCTTCAGGTGATGAATTTGAAAACAGAGGCAGTATTGAAATTGAAAATATAACAAAAGAGAAAAGTGAAAGATTTTATAAGGTCGTAAGTTTTTCAGGAAGTCAGATATTTTTTGTAAGGCATGATATTGCTGTATCAATTGTTAATAAAGGAGAATTTTCAACATTGAATAAAATGGAACGGGCAATTGATGGCTCAATGGTTAAAGAAATTTGTATCAAGCTGAAAATAGACCGTTTAGGAGATGTTTTAAAAGCATAA